Genomic segment of Acidiferrobacteraceae bacterium:
GCGGGTTCGTATTGGACCGGGACACGTTCGAACGCCTGGAGACAAAACGAAAGGAATTGCAGGTCCATACACAGGAACTGCAGGCGCAACGTAACGCCGGGGCCAAGGCGGTCGGCCAGGCGAAGGCCCGCGGTGAGGATGCGGCGGCGCAGATTGCCGAAATGACGAAGATCGCGGAACGTCTGAAGAAGGCAGAGGTGGAACTGGACGAGGTCCAGGCCGGTCTGGATGAAATTCTGTATTCCTTGCCCAATCTGCCACATCCCGACACACCCGATGGCAAGGACGAAAACGACAACGTGGAGCTCCGCCGCTGGGGCGAGCCGAGGAAATTCGATTTTGATGCAAAGGATCACGTGGATCTGGGTGCTGCACTGGATGAAATGGATTTCGAGGCGGCGGCAAAAATTGCCGGCTCCCGGTTCGTTACATTGAGTGGCGGGCTGGCCCGTCTGCATCGGGCCCTGATCCAGTTTATGCTCGATCTTCACACCCGCGAGCACGGCTACGAGGAAACCTATGTTCCCTATCTGGCCAACCGCGCAAGCCTCACGGGCACCGGACAGCTACCCAAGTTCGCCGAGGACCTGTTCCATCTCGATGGCGAGCATGATTATTTTCTGATCCCCACCGCCGAGGTGCCGCTAACAAATCTGGTGCGGGACACCATCATCGATGACGGGGAGATGCCGCGGCGCTTTGTAGCTCACACGCCCTGTTTTCGCAGCGAGGCCGGTTCCTATGGCAAGGACACCCGGGGCATGATTCGTCAGCATCAGTTCGAGAAGGTTGAACTGGTGCAGATCGTCCGGCCCCAGGAGTCGGAAGCCGCTCTGGAGCAGCTCACGGGCCATGCGGAGGCCGTGCTGCAGGGACTCGAACTGCCCTACCGGGTCGTGGCCCTGTGTACGGGGGATATCGGCTTCTCGGCCAATCGAACCTACGACCTGGAAGTCTGGTTGCCGGGCCAGAATACCTACCGGGAAATCTCGTCCTGCAGCAACTTCGGTGACTTTCAGGCGCGCCGGCTGGCGGCGCGGTGGAGAAACCCCGAAACCGGAAAGCCCGAGCTGGTCCATACGCTCAACGGCTCGGGACTCGCGGTGGGTCGCACCCTGGTGGCGGTACTGGAAAACGGCCAAAATGCCGATGGCTCGATTGCCATCCCGGCGGCCCTTCGGTCATACATGGGAGGGCTGGAACAGCTGGCGCCGGGCGCCTGAACCGGATCGTGCCCCGCCCTCGATGTGGAACATTCCTTGCTTTATATATTAAGGGTGAGCCGGTGTGGGGCCGGACACTGACCTAGAAACCGGGTACAACCGGGAGGCGATTTGCGGGGATTTTGTCGATCGGGGGTGCTCGGGCTGTGCGCGCTGCTCCTGGTTGCCGCGACT
This window contains:
- the serS gene encoding serine--tRNA ligase yields the protein MIDPKLIRSDLEQVAKRLARRGFVLDRDTFERLETKRKELQVHTQELQAQRNAGAKAVGQAKARGEDAAAQIAEMTKIAERLKKAEVELDEVQAGLDEILYSLPNLPHPDTPDGKDENDNVELRRWGEPRKFDFDAKDHVDLGAALDEMDFEAAAKIAGSRFVTLSGGLARLHRALIQFMLDLHTREHGYEETYVPYLANRASLTGTGQLPKFAEDLFHLDGEHDYFLIPTAEVPLTNLVRDTIIDDGEMPRRFVAHTPCFRSEAGSYGKDTRGMIRQHQFEKVELVQIVRPQESEAALEQLTGHAEAVLQGLELPYRVVALCTGDIGFSANRTYDLEVWLPGQNTYREISSCSNFGDFQARRLAARWRNPETGKPELVHTLNGSGLAVGRTLVAVLENGQNADGSIAIPAALRSYMGGLEQLAPGA